The Kazachstania africana CBS 2517 chromosome 8, complete genome genome contains a region encoding:
- the KAFR0H01720 gene encoding uncharacterized protein (similar to Saccharomyces cerevisiae ASF2 (YDL197C); ancestral locus Anc_8.443), whose product MLRSERRVTKTNRKKNVDSDTRTLNEIMCNELMENQIKFSSLYGQINNLNKLVVDLDNFNTNTLDQLDRSESKFDDLVHATTVDSGKIESMINDLNKKIEKFENPPAFSYDISFESSFVMDLKQKLIDAHILMKDFHKFHESKVSSLQNQIVNMELENSSTKKALDESKSYIGLLQHAVSQLKKQEAEIKSRIESNSLEALDVEQQYPSPISNDNSMKHKLTNNNLQHTLEGRILEARLQVAQRHVIEMSQTKIHEYQKKSKTTIMQSQMVINELKSTHAKEIKRYRRDLWNESSIEVKKEIASILLTEISGALDTLTPTINKNDSLSLLNTIIKKLLTVNEDKVQKMSTQQGVGTTINNITKSLPRKTQKSAGTIQAVTKGASTETIIIDDEDDEEPEMLDEEPEMLDEEPEMLDEEPEMLDEKSVSKTDSSIIRNNLLPNSNASSIATSAALSSTVTNTVANSHSRMEILKHSLNRTLGSDLRTVSPIISRTTSSNRLASMTAISNSGTTSASFTNATLPNLLASTTVMPNSRATSPTISNIILPNPILGPSLPANSSTELRTVPKSTPSPLSKPQLTASNITLQEQDPNRTPSTIPTKLPTLHLSDLASNEPVTLPNTILNTFRPSEIDPKHVSTSSKPDS is encoded by the coding sequence ATGCTAAGGTCTGAAAGAAGAGTTACTAAGACGAATAGGAAGAAGAATGTTGACTCAGATACACGAACTCTGAACGAGATCATGTGCAATGAACTCATGGAGAATCagatcaaattttcaagtcTATATGGTCAAATCAATAATCTCAATAAGCTGGTTGTAGATCTAGATAATTTTAACACTAATACATTGGATCAGTTGGATCGTTCAGAAtccaaatttgatgatttggTCCATGCTACAACTGTGGATTCTGGGAAGATTGAGTCAATGATAAATGACTTAAATAAAAAGATAGAAAAGTTTGAAAATCCACCTGCTTTTTCATATGATATCTCCTTTGAGAGTTCATTTGTCATGGACTTGAAACAGAAACTAATCGATGCTCATATACTGATGAAAGATTTCCACAAATTTCATGAATCAAAAGTCTCCAGTCTACAAAATCAAATCGTGAACAtggaattggaaaattcaaGTACCAAAAAGGCACTCGACGAAAGCAAATCTTATATTGGGTTGTTACAGCATGCAGTTTCtcaattaaagaaacaGGAAGCCGAGATTAAAAGTagaattgaatcaaataGCCTGGAAGCGTTAGACGTAGAACAACAATATCCTTCgccaatttcaaatgataaCTCGATGAAGCACAAACTTACAAATAACAATCTACAGCACACGTTGGAAGGAAGAATTCTAGAGGCAAGATTGCAAGTTGCCCAGCGACATGTGATTGAAATGAGTCAAACTAAAATCCATGAATATcagaaaaaatcaaagacAACGATTATGCAATCACAAATGGttattaatgaattaaaaagTACTCATGCCAAGGAAATCAAACGTTACAGGAGAGACTTATGGAATGAATCTTCAATAgaagtgaaaaaagaaatagcGAGTATACTTTTAACAGAAATTTCTGGTGCCTTAGATACTTTGACTCCAACAATCAACAAAAATGACTCTTTAAGTTTACTTAATACtattataaaaaaactGTTGACAGTCAATGAGGATAAAGTGCAAAAGATGTCAACACAACAAGGTGTTGGTACCaccattaataatattacaaaatcGCTACCTCGAAAAACACAAAAATCAGCAGGGACCATTCAAGCAGTCACGAAAGGTGCTTCCACAGAAACAATAATCATCGATGATGAGGACGATGAAGAACCAGAAATGCTCGATGAAGAACCAGAAATGCTCGATGAAGAACCAGAAATGCTCGATGAAGAACCAGAAATGCTCGATGAGAAATCAGTGTCAAAGACTGATTCATCAATAATCAGGAATAACCTTTTACCGAATAGTAATGCATCATCAATTGCCACGAGCGCCGCATTATCAAGTACAGTGACAAATACAGTTGCAAATTCTCATTCAAGAATGGAAATACTGAAGCACTCCCTAAACAGGACACTAGGTTCTGATCTTCGAACTGTATCACCGATAATTTCAAGGACGACATCATCGAATCGACTAGCAAGTATGACTGCAATTTCGAATTCAGGGACTACGTCTGCCAGTTTTACAAATGCCACATTACCAAATCTGCTAGCGAGTACAACTGTAATGCCTAATTCGAGAGCTACATCACCAACAATCTCAAACATCATATTACCGAATCCAATATTGGGCCCTTCATTACCAGCCAATTCAAGTACTGAATTGCGCACTGTGCCAAAGAGCACACCATCGCCTCTCTCGAAACCACAACTAACGGCTTCAAACATTACTTTGCAAGAACAAGATCCCAACAGGACGCCATCAACGATACCAACCAAACTTCCGACATTGCACTTGTCAGATCTAGCTTCGAATGAACCAGTAACTTTACCCAATACAATATTAAACACGTTTCGTCCATCGGAAATCGACCCCAAACACGTCTCAACTTCGAGCAAACCTGATAGCTaa
- the MGT1 gene encoding methylated-DNA--protein-cysteine methyltransferase (similar to Saccharomyces cerevisiae MGT1 (YDL200C); ancestral locus Anc_8.447): MHESLTYQFLDCDFVQALLVARKNRLVYVSLGRNKATLLKGAQETFKKLGKAKKIDYYLLKDSKHSMDIMCEQYMQLLDGKKAPELEYEYMFGTDFQKKVWDQLVKIPSGTVKTYSEIAKEVGSSNSCRAVGRACGENKLAVLVPCHSVVGSSGKDLVGYRWGIDVKKRLLEREGVHIYK; encoded by the coding sequence ATGCACGAGAGTTTGACGTATCAGTTCCTGGATTGTGATTTTGTGCAGGCTTTGCTTGTAGCAAGAAAGAATAGACTTGTATATGTTTCGTTAGGTAGAAATAAAGCCACTTTGTTGAAAGGTGCACAGGAaacattcaaaaaattgggTAAAGCCAAGAAGATAGACTACTATTTACTAAAGGACAGTAAGCATTCGATGGACATTATGTGTGAACAGTACATGCAACTTTTAGACGGTAAGAAGGCACCTGAGCTTGAATATGAGTATATGTTTGGTACGGATTTTCAGAAGAAAGTATGGGATCAACTGGTAAAGATTCCATCAGGTACAGTAAAGACATACTCTGAAATTGCGAAGGAAGTGGGTTCCAGCAATTCATGTCGAGCAGTGGGGCGGGCCTGTGGGGAGAATAAGCTTGCAGTCTTAGTGCCATGTCATTCTGTGGTGGGATCATCTGGGAAAGATCTTGTGGGATACAGGTGGGGCATTGACGTAAAGAAACGTCTTTTAGAACGAGAAGGTGTTCATATTTACAAGTGA
- the MRPL11 gene encoding mitochondrial 54S ribosomal protein uL10m (similar to Saccharomyces cerevisiae MRPL11 (YDL202W); ancestral locus Anc_8.449), whose amino-acid sequence MVRNGGGGLLGARRYATADVSRRVLRFPPAVTAKPGKLKRHGRNTVKPVDSRKTFLVDLYKYLMESQKMVILLHYNNLTKVEDHSFRYRVGSINQGKFYQIRNNLFQVYLKNSRRQDPCAPLTLKDKSLLQWNHPLLPLLCGPTAIVTFKETDPTAIAKLVKLLATMGDKLLMIGGQIDGEVMTNAQLLQFSKLPSMPQMQAQLVNHLQLLAGGHLTQTLEANYRNLYLTLKSHSDNISKE is encoded by the coding sequence ATGGTTAGGAatggtggtggtggtcTGCTTGGGGCCAGGCGGTATGCTACTGCGGATGTGAGCCGGAGAGTGTTGAGGTTCCCACCTGCTGTGACGGCCAAACCAGGCAAACTGAAAAGGCATGGTAGGAATACAGTGAAGCCAGTGGACTCTAGAAAGACGTTTTTGGTGGACCTTTACAAGTACTTGATGGAGTCTCAGAAGATGGTCATTCTTTTGCATTATAATAACCTTACCAAGGTGGAAGACCATTCTTTCAGGTACCGAGTAGGGTCGATCAATCAAGGTAAATTCTACCAAATCAGAAACAATTTGTTCCAagtatatttgaaaaactctAGGAGACAGGATCCATGTGCACCATTGACCCTCAAGGACAAGTCATTGTTGCAATGGAACCATCCTCTTTTACCTTTATTGTGTGGTCCCACGGCGATAGTAACGTTCAAAGAGACAGATCCAACTGCCATTGCAAAACTAGTGAAATTGCTGGCCACTATGGGCGATAAGTTACTGATGATTGGGGGTCAAATAGACGGTGAAGTGATGACCAACGCTCAGTTGCTGCAATTCAGTAAATTACCATCAATGCCACAGATGCAAGCACAGTTAGTTAACCACCTACAACTATTAGCAGGTGGTCACCTGACACAAACGTTAGAGGCAAATTACAGAAATCTCTATTTGACCTTAAAATCACATTCTGATAACATCTCCAAAGAATAA
- the GGC1 gene encoding Ggc1p (similar to Saccharomyces cerevisiae GGC1 (YDL198C); ancestral locus Anc_8.445) yields the protein MATDDRKQSGTARLLGSASAGILEIGVFHPVDTISKRLMSNHTKVTNLSKLNSVIFREYADINFMKRVFTLFPGLGYAASYKVLQRVYKYGGQPFVNEYLNRNFENDFNAAFGQKTGKAMRSATAGSLIGIGEIVLLPLDVLKIKRQTNPDAFKGRNFVKILKEEGLGNLYKGWGWTAARNAPGSFALFGGNAFAKEYVLGLKDYTQATWTQNFISSIFGASASLIISAPLDVIKTRIQNKNFNSSESGWKIVQNTLKSEGITAFFKGLTPKLLITGPKLVFSFAVAQSLIPKFDELLQKK from the coding sequence ATGGCTACTGACGATAGAAAGCAAAGTGGTACTGCAAGATTGTTAGGTTCTGCGTCTGCAGGTATCCTAGAAATCGGTGTATTCCACCCCGTGGACACCATATCAAAAAGATTAATGTCGAATCATACAAAAGTTACAAATCTATCTAAATTAAACTCAGTTATATTCCGTGAATATGCagatatcaatttcatgaAAAGAGTTTTCACTTTGTTTCCTGGATTAGGGTACGCTGCTTCATACAAAGTGTTACAACGTGTCTATAAATATGGTGGTCAACCGTTTGtcaatgaatatttgaataggAACTTTGAAAACGACTTCAATGCTGCATTTGGACAAAAGACCGGTAAGGCCATGAGATCCGCAACTGCGGGTTCTCTCATTGGTATTGGTGAAATTGTTTTATTACCTTTGGATGTGCTTAAGATTAAGAGACAAACCAATCCAGATGCTttcaaaggaagaaatttcGTTAAGATTctaaaagaagaaggctTGGGTAACTTGTATAAAGGATGGGGCTGGACTGCTGCAAGAAATGCACCTGGTTCATTCGCTTTGTTCGGTGGTAATGCTTTTGCTAAGGAATATGTCTTAGGTTTGAAGGACTACACACAAGCTACATGGACGCAAAATTTTATCTCATCGATCTTTGGCGCATCAGCATCATTAATTATCTCTGCACCATTAGATGTCATCAAGAcaagaattcaaaataaaaatttcaatagtAGTGAAAGTGGATGGAAAATTGTACAAAATACGCTCAAATCAGAAGGAATAACAGCATTCTTCAAAGGATTGACCCCCAAGCTATTAATCACAGGACCCAAGCTAGTCTTTTCGTTTGCAGTGGCTCAGTCattaattccaaaatttgatgagCTGCTACAGAAAAAGTAG
- the MSC3 gene encoding Msc3p (similar to Saccharomyces cerevisiae MSC3 (YLR219W); ancestral locus Anc_8.440), whose translation MVFGVRKEYRAPDLSRYDYYYENLGQNYNKSNRLSREAASASLYHRQNQTKRTQSLTNESAYVQNVKKFVSANKGKAIKRKDATRRSNSMVNQPMSRTNSITTQITKVKDQQGRTKSITKRTVKRINGYEYIETVTTTTDVKPLKDGHAINQDHFNEFSDNFIRDEASNVIEEEDEEPEVLSAEAFAPDMNNPYLDDVEDESFVEPRSERHVNRPSTPLDQISSVSKFSDAKEYINQTPVRKTEKVPNKKVVQRRVQREPQRRSVKPMSEQEMYLHALEVAKQKVYQNGYTNEKPASQPKKSVMGKRMTLRSPQQQQQQPVRKASTPQPVKKIPTPQPQSNKLSDEEMYAKALEIAQKRYNESHDVYQRSSEEFTMKQHENIEKKIEDVELREKAAPVLSTKDTTPNNIPSSSTSNNNGHNKYDSLESNVHTMPSPLQTSNIAPEPRLEPISRKQTSGSNSTSHHSKFRSMFDKIVQFSNENSGYQPSKKEKMRLEEELPEITTVASSHGATTTLPVEQALSVSSFTRQNRPSTVTNQTTTTSIFTNKPEVISQSDNENEPVVKKASNGKKGKTSFITKLFRRHKQTMTN comes from the coding sequence ATGGTTTTCGGTGTGAGAAAGGAGTACAGAGCACCTGATCTGTCCAGGTATGATTATTACTACGAAAACCTCGGTCAAAACTACAACAAGAGTAACAGGCTCTCGAGGGAAGCAGCTTCCGCTTCCCTGTATCACAGACAGAATCAAACGAAAAGGACTCAATCTTTGACTAATGAAAGTGCTTACGTTCAAAATGTAAAGAAATTTGTTTCTGCTAATAAAGGAAAAGCTATCAAACGTAAAGACGCAACaagaagatcaaattcaatggtGAATCAACCAATGTCGAGgacaaattcaattacaACTCAAATTACCAAAGTTAAGGATCAACAGGGAAGAACAAAATCTATAACGAAGAGAACGGTGAAGCGAATTAATGGGTACGAATACATCGAGACTGTTACAACAACAACCGATGTTAAACCGTTGAAAGACGGACATGCAATAAATCAAGATCATTTTAACGAATTTAGTGATAATTTTATCCGTGACGAAGCCAGTAACGTgatcgaagaagaagacgaagaaCCTGAAGTCCTCAGCGCAGAGGCTTTTGCTCCAGATATGAATAATCCTTATCTCGATGATGTGGAAGATGAATCCTTCGTAGAACCACGGAGTGAAAGGCATGTCAATCGCCCATCAACGCCTTTGGATCAAATAAGTAGtgtttccaaattttcagatgcaaaagaatatattaatCAGACACCAGTAAGGAAAACGGAGAAAGTTCCAAATAAGAAGGTCGTACAAAGGCGTGTACAACGGGAACCACAACGTCGTTCTGTCAAACCAATGTCAGAGCAGGAAATGTACTTGCATGCCCTTGAAGTTGCAAAGCAAAAAGTCTATCAAAATGGTTATACGAATGAAAAGCCAGCTTCACAACCTAAGAAGAGTGTAATGGGCAAAAGAATGACTTTAAGATCTCCacagcagcagcaacaacagcCGGTTAGAAAAGCTTCAACACCACAACCGGTTAAAAAGATACCAACACCACAACCTCAATCTAACAAACTGTCGGATGAAGAAATGTATGCCAAAGCTTTGGAAATTGCCCAAAAGAGGTACAACGAATCTCATGACGTTTATCAGAGATCCTCAGAAGAATTTACAATGAAGCAACATGAgaatatagaaaaaaaaatagaagacGTAGAATTACGTGAAAAAGCAGCACCTGTACTTTCAACAAAAGATACTACACCAAATAATATTCCTTCATCTTCCACCTCTAACAATAATGGCCataataaatatgataGCCTTGAATCTAACGTGCATACAATGCCATCGCCCTTACAAACATCTAATATTGCCCCTGAACCACGACTTGAGCCCATATCGAGAAAACAAACTTCCGGAAGTAATAGCACGAGTCATCATAGCAAATTCAGAAGTATGTTTGACAAAATAGTGCAGTtctcaaatgaaaattcagGTTATCAACCTTCTAAAAAGGAGAAAATGAGATTAGAAGAGGAACTGCCTGAAATCACAACGGTTGCTTCTTCTCATGGCGCAACGACAACTCTACCGGTTGAACAAGCATTGTCAGTGTCCTCTTTCACTAGACAAAACAGGCCCTCCACGGTCACTAAtcaaacaacaacaacaagtATTTTCACTAATAAGCCGGAGGTCATTTCACAGAGTGATAATGAAAACGAACCTGTGGTAAAGAAAGCAAGTAACGGCAAAAAGGGTAAAACAAGTTTCataacaaaattattcagGCGTCATAAACAGACGATGACAAATTAA
- the KAFR0H01700 gene encoding uncharacterized protein (similar to Saccharomyces cerevisiae YDL199C; ancestral locus Anc_8.446) → MANVIERGSRRARAFNEEQTDENFTSLPRKDPDIFSFDKSNAMHLESKSRRNSLYRDSTVVVKYPSSLPNLSLSTSSGGEHIHILNQVSSDLELKKGSFDHLLWFLIVNVVLLNFTIGFCYGLLPGMLLQLNKASHTEVEFAVSVSIMDFFAFLSLIAFEWIGYLRTHGRRQIILIGSFCLVVGSVICLLFHDDLTHLAFLGGRSLLGIGMGLLSFILPFYIFEILTFINRTRLLCYFIANYLFGFCIGIWTCYAMVSGNLPTVLIIQSILCCVVLTVSYLIIVETPYWLLSNNFDLEGFIAITNLYNNGDINHPKVKREYQRIKQAIPFSTNQENDARDIFANSKKKLLIMLSLSTFTVVNGTTLFNIFMPVIVNFKDTTETLLVTASIFTVHVLALMGQIYLHLINKLNQKQILLLSIPMLMIILLFLIISNIPNISCLLIAFFQIIIGFTWAPISVTYLFEVAAAGSEFRLILTAMTLRFLINAAFEFIAGYLIWNNPGNTRWIYLFNLTCIGISFYFIRKYYYDTIRLPLEDVGDTNNNGEIVADEESVIEIIPSSSIRSFNASRTSNLIEPPTIEDVANFKKHQTEEDKVVLKNLRRGSENISIFVNKFIRRNGMSSRSDDAESNAISYGSIDSHNRSSL, encoded by the coding sequence ATGGCAAACGTGATTGAAAGAGGCTCCCGAAGGGCCAGAgctttcaatgaagaacaaactgatgaaaattttacctCATTGCCAAGGAAAGATCCTGATATTTTTTCCTTCGATAAATCTAATGCAATGCATCTAGAGTCcaaatcaagaagaaatagtcTCTACAGAGATAGTACCGTAGTAGTAAAATATCCTTCCAGTCTACCAAACTTATCTCTTTCTACTAGTTCTGGAGGAGAACATATACATATACTGAACCAGGTGAGCTCTGATCTAGAGTTGAAAAAGGGCTCCTTCGATCATCTATTGTGGTTCTTAATTGTGAATGTTGTACTACTCAATTTCACAATTGGATTCTGTTATGGGTTATTGCCTGGGATGTTACTACAATTGAACAAAGCATCGCATACAGAAGTTGAATTTGCAGTCAGTGTATCCATTATGGatttttttgcatttttGAGTCTGATTGCATTCGAATGGATAGGCTATTTACGTACTCATGGAAGGAGACAAATTATACTTATTGGAAGTTTTTGTTTGGTTGTGGGCTCAGTTATCTGCTTGTTATTTCATGATGATTTGACCCATTTGGCATTTCTCGGGGGAAGATCACTCTTGGGCATCGGTATGGGGCTATTGAGTTTTATTTTGccattttatatttttgaaattttaacCTTCATTAATCGAACCAGATTGCTTTGCTATTTCATTGCAAACTATCTATTTGGATTCTGTATCGGTATCTGGACATGTTATGCAATGGTTAGTGGTAATTTGCCTACTGtattaataattcaatcCATATTGTGTTGTGTAGTCCTAACCGTCTCGTATCTAATTATTGTCGAAACACCATATTGGCTATTGTCCAACAATTTCGATTTGGAAGGGTTCATTGCAATAACTAACCTTTATAATAATGGTGACATTAACCATCCAAAGGTAAAAAGAGAATATCAGAGAATTAAACAGGCAATTCCCTTTAGCACAAACCAGGAAAACGATGCAAGAGATATATTTGccaattcaaagaaaaaactgTTAATAATGTTAAGTTTATCCACTTTCACAGTCGTTAACGGTACGACATTATTTAACATCTTCATGCCGGTTATAgtaaatttcaaagatacCACGGAGACTTTATTAGTCACAGCGTCAATATTCACAGTACATGTGTTGGCATTAATGGGCCAAATATACTTGCATCTAATAAATAAGCTTAACCAAAAGCAAATCCTGTTATTAAGCATACCGATGTTAATGATCATACTgctatttttgataataagCAACATACCCAATATCAGCTGTCTACTCATTGCATTTTTCCAGATCATTATTGGTTTTACATGGGCACCAATATCTGTCACCTACTTATTTGAAGTGGCAGCAGCTGGTAGCGAATTTAGATTAATTTTAACAGCTATGACGCTAAGATTTCTAATCAATGCAGCCTTTGAATTTATCGCTGGATATTTAATCTGGAATAATCCAGGCAATACACGATGgatttatttattcaatttaacGTGCATCGGTATAAGTTTCTATTTCATTCGTAAATACTATTATGACACGATAAGGCTGCCCCTGGAGGATGTCGGTGacactaataataatggtgaAATCGTTGCAGATGAGGAAAGCGTGATAGAAATTATACCAAGCTCAAGCATAAGAAGTTTCAATGCATCAAGAACTAGTAACTTAATTGAGCCACCTACTATTGAAGATGTAGCGAATTTCAAGAAGCATCaaactgaagaagataagGTGGTCTTGAAAAACCTAAGAAGAGGCTCAGAAAACATATCAatctttgtaaataaatttattagaCGAAATGGGATGAGTAGCAGAAGTGACGACGCTGAGAGCAATGCCATATCGTATGGATCCATAGACTCACACAACCGCAGTAGCCTGTAG